The Bacteroidales bacterium genome includes the window CACGCCAGGTATAATAATTTTGAGATATGTAAAGAAGGCACATACAAAGGCAAAATAGTTGAATATAGTGCCGTTGATGGAGAAACACTTATAGGAAAACCTTATGATTTCAGCATTACAAAAAACCTTATAGGACTGCTTGTTGGACTTACTCTTACAGCTTTTTTAGTATTAAAATCAGTAAAAATTGCCAACCAAACAAAAGGCGAGCCACCAAGGGGTTTATTGTCAGTAATAGAACCTATCGTAATATTTGTTAGAGACGATATTGTTAAATCCTCTATAGGAGAAAAATATGAAAAATTTTTGCCCTTCTTGCTCTCAGTGTTTTTTATGATTTTTATTACTAACCTTACAGGGATAATTCCAATAGTTCCTTTTGGAGCCAACGTTACTGGTAATATTTCCGTTACTTTAGGTTTAGCCCTATTCACGTTTTTAACAATACATTTTAATGCCAACAAAGACTATTGGAAACATATATACAACACTCCTGGAGTACCATGGTGGATGAAATTTCCCGTACCTATTATGCCCTTTGTGGAATTCATGAGTGTATTGCTTAAACCTTTAGTATTGGCAATCCGACTCTTTGCAAATATTTTAGCTGGTCACGTTATTATTTTGGCTTTTGTCTCGTTGATTTTTATCTTCGCGCAACTGTCAGCCGTAGCAGCTGGGTTTGTTTCGCCCGTAACTATAATTTTTGTCATGTTTATGTTTTGCATCGAGATGTTAGTAGCATTTATTCAAGCTTTTGTGTTTACATTATTGTCAGCAATTTTTATTGGTATGGCAGTAGCAGAAAAGCATTAATTTATAAAACCCATTAATCTATAAAAACAAACAATTATGGTAAGTTTATTAATTATTTTAGGTCAAGCAGCAGTAGGAGCTTCATTAGCAAAAATGGGAGCCGGTATATCTGCAGCGCTTGTAGTAATTGGAGCAGCATTTGGAATTGGACGTATCGGTTCTCATGCAATGGAATCTATGGCACGTCAGCCAGAAGCAGCAGGCGACATTCGTTCAGGTATGGTTGTTGCCGCCGCTCTTATTGAGGGTGCAGCGTTTTTTGCACTCGTTATATGTTTTTTGATTTTGTTTGTTTAAAACAGTCACATTTTTATTTTCATGCAGCGGTTGGCTGCATGAAAATAATTAATTATTAAGATTATGGAAATTTTTCTACCCGAATTAGGATTGTTTGTATGGACAGTAGTGGCTTTCGCGGTTTTTTTAATTATCATGAAAAAGTTTGCGTGGAAACCATTAATGGGCATGTTAAATGACAGAGAACAATCAATTGCAGACGCTCTTTCAATGGCTGAAAAATCAAGGCAAGAGTACGCTGAATTAGAAATAATGCAAAAAAAGATGATTGCCGAAGCGGAAGAAGAGAGAATTAAACTCATTCAAGAAGCAAGAGCAGAAAAATCTCAAATTATTGCAGAAGCCAAAGAGGAAGCAATCCGCAATGCAAACCAAATAGTCGAAAGAGCCAGACAAGAAATTATTAATGAAAGAGAAAGAGCTACGAGCGAGTTAAAAGAAGAGATAGCCAAATTTTCAGTTCAGATAGCTGAAATGATACTCAAACAAAAGCTCGAAAGCGACAAAGCTCAGCAAAAATTAATCGATGAGTACATCAACGATTTAAGAATTAACTAATTACCTATTGTAAAATGGATCAAAGCGCAATACCTGTTCGATATGCAAAAGCTCTATTTGAACTATCAATAGAACAAAATATTGAAGAAGAAATATACAAAGACATTACTCTTATCAATCAAGTCATTGCCGACAATACTGACTTTATGTTAGCACTCACTTCACGAGCTATTTTACAATCAGATAAAATTAAAATATTAAAAGAAACTATTGAACCTCACGTTAACAAACTAACATTCAGGTTTTTAAAGCATGTCATCAAAAAAAGACGAGAAGAATTTATTTTAAGGATAATTCTTGAATTTATAAAGTGCTACAATAAAAGGCACGATATCATTAAAGTCACAGTAAAAAGTGCTAGCACACTTACAAACGAGCATGTTAGTAAAATAAAAAATATCATATCTGAGCAAACCGGTAAAACTCCTATTATGGCTTATGATGTTGATAAGTCACTAATAGGGGGTTATCAGGTTATTATTGATGACAAATTTTACGACATGTCAGTAAAAGGAATGCTAAATAAAATTGAAAAATCATTTTAATACACCAAAAATATTATTATGGCTCAAATTAAACCAGCCGAGATTTCGGAAATAATCAAAAAGCAAATCAGCGACATCAATATTGATGGTAAATACGAAGAAGTTGGTACTGTACTAACAATTGGAGACGGTATAGCAATTGTTTACGGTTTAACACAAGTACAAGCCAACGAACTTGTTGAATTTCCTAATGGCACTAAGGGTTTAGTGCTGAATCTCGAGGAAGATAGCGTAGGAGTAGTTTTATTAGGACCTACTGGCGAAATTAAAGAAGGCGACACTGTAAAACGTACTCGTAGAATAGCCTCAATTAATGTAGGACACGGTCTGTTAGGGCGAATAATTAATACTATCGGCGAACCATTAGATGGACTTGGCCCAATAACTGGAGAACTGTACGAAATGCCACTTGAGCGCAAAGCTCCGGGTGTAATCTTCAGACAACCGGTTAAAGAGCCTTTACAAACAGGTATTCTCGCAATTGATGCTATGATTCCAATAGGACGTGGACAGCGCGAGTTGATTATTGGTGATAGACAAACAGGAAAGACAGCAATTGCTATTGATACAATCATAAATCAAAAAAAACATTATGATGAAGGCAAACCTGTTTTTTGTATATACGTAGCTATCGGTCAAAAAGGCTCAACTGTAGCACAAATTGCTGCAACATTACAAAAACATGGAGCTATGGATTATACGGTTATTGTTTCTGCTACAGCCGCCGATCCAGCAGCAATGCAATTCTATGCTCCTTTCGCAGGAGCGTCAATAGGCGAGTTTTTCAGAGACACAGGAAACCACGCGTTAGTTGTTTTTGATGATTTATCAAAACAAGCTGTATCATACCGCGAAGTTTCTCTACTTTTAAGAAGACCTCCAGGACGTGAAGCATATCCAGGTGACGTGTTCTATCTACACTCACGTTTGCTTGAAAGAGCTGCTAAAATTATTGAATCTGATGAAATTGCTAAAAACATGAACGATCTACCCGATGTGTTAAAAGATAAAGTTAAGGGTGGAGGTTCATTAACAGCTCTTCCAATTATTGAAACACAATCAGGAGACGTATCAGCATATATTCCTACTAACGTAATCTCTATTACTGACGGACAGATATTCCTTGAATCAGACTTGTTTAACGCCGGTGTTCGACCAGCAATTAACGTAGGTATTTCTGTTTCGCGTGTTGGAGGAAACGCACAAGTTAAAGCAATGAAAAAAGTGGCTGGAACCTTGAAAATTGACCAGGCACAATATCGCGAGTTGGAAGCTTTCTCTAAATTTGGTTCTGAC containing:
- the atpB gene encoding F0F1 ATP synthase subunit A, which translates into the protein MNLTFFGSFKVKNVLSTLLLAVLTVFTTNSSYATDNTEEDSFNPGLMIMGHVSNSYEWHILTTPSGKHISIPLPVILYSSQTGLNIFMSSKFEHGHARYNNFEICKEGTYKGKIVEYSAVDGETLIGKPYDFSITKNLIGLLVGLTLTAFLVLKSVKIANQTKGEPPRGLLSVIEPIVIFVRDDIVKSSIGEKYEKFLPFLLSVFFMIFITNLTGIIPIVPFGANVTGNISVTLGLALFTFLTIHFNANKDYWKHIYNTPGVPWWMKFPVPIMPFVEFMSVLLKPLVLAIRLFANILAGHVIILAFVSLIFIFAQLSAVAAGFVSPVTIIFVMFMFCIEMLVAFIQAFVFTLLSAIFIGMAVAEKH
- the atpE gene encoding ATP synthase F0 subunit C, whose protein sequence is MVSLLIILGQAAVGASLAKMGAGISAALVVIGAAFGIGRIGSHAMESMARQPEAAGDIRSGMVVAAALIEGAAFFALVICFLILFV
- the atpF gene encoding F0F1 ATP synthase subunit B — translated: MEIFLPELGLFVWTVVAFAVFLIIMKKFAWKPLMGMLNDREQSIADALSMAEKSRQEYAELEIMQKKMIAEAEEERIKLIQEARAEKSQIIAEAKEEAIRNANQIVERARQEIINERERATSELKEEIAKFSVQIAEMILKQKLESDKAQQKLIDEYINDLRIN
- the atpH gene encoding ATP synthase F1 subunit delta; the protein is MDQSAIPVRYAKALFELSIEQNIEEEIYKDITLINQVIADNTDFMLALTSRAILQSDKIKILKETIEPHVNKLTFRFLKHVIKKRREEFILRIILEFIKCYNKRHDIIKVTVKSASTLTNEHVSKIKNIISEQTGKTPIMAYDVDKSLIGGYQVIIDDKFYDMSVKGMLNKIEKSF
- a CDS encoding F0F1 ATP synthase subunit alpha, whose translation is MAQIKPAEISEIIKKQISDINIDGKYEEVGTVLTIGDGIAIVYGLTQVQANELVEFPNGTKGLVLNLEEDSVGVVLLGPTGEIKEGDTVKRTRRIASINVGHGLLGRIINTIGEPLDGLGPITGELYEMPLERKAPGVIFRQPVKEPLQTGILAIDAMIPIGRGQRELIIGDRQTGKTAIAIDTIINQKKHYDEGKPVFCIYVAIGQKGSTVAQIAATLQKHGAMDYTVIVSATAADPAAMQFYAPFAGASIGEFFRDTGNHALVVFDDLSKQAVSYREVSLLLRRPPGREAYPGDVFYLHSRLLERAAKIIESDEIAKNMNDLPDVLKDKVKGGGSLTALPIIETQSGDVSAYIPTNVISITDGQIFLESDLFNAGVRPAINVGISVSRVGGNAQVKAMKKVAGTLKIDQAQYRELEAFSKFGSDLDPATLAVLDKGRKNVELLKQPQYSPVPVEKQIALAYAGTRGLLRDVSLNNVKKWQEKYLSLLETNGKETLERLRKGELTVGDEETLKAFAEEASKKLV